The following coding sequences are from one Triticum dicoccoides isolate Atlit2015 ecotype Zavitan chromosome 4A, WEW_v2.0, whole genome shotgun sequence window:
- the LOC119287110 gene encoding fe(2+) transport protein 1-like produces the protein MPSSQALALVSLSLALLLCCTSPLLAHAQTPATDPAADVCAALATDDACHNVPKALRLKLIGIPTILVSSVIGVCLPLFAKSVPALQPDRNLFYVVKAFASGVILSTGYMHVLPDSFDNLNSPCLPEKPWRQFPFTTFVAMLAAVFTLMVDSLMLTFYNRKKTGQDAGAPSSAAVANLESPEPEAHWHTHGHGHGTALAKPDDAEAGQMQLRRNRVVVQVLEMGIVVHSVVIGLGMGASQSVCTIRPLVAAMCFHQMFEGMGLGGCILQAEYGTKMKAGLVFFFSTTTPFGIALGLALTKVYQDNSPTALIVVGLLNAASAGLLHYMALVELLAADFMGPKLQGSVKLQLICLTAVLLGAGGMAVMSKWA, from the exons ATGCCGTCGTCGCAAGCCCTAGCGCTCGTCTCGCTCTCGCTCGCTCTCCTGCTCTGCTGCACCTCCCCCCTCCTCGCCCATGCCCAGACACCGGCGACCGACCCGGCGGCCGACGTCTGCGCCGCCCTGGCGACGGACGACGCCTGCCACAACGTCCCCAAGGCGCTGCGCCTCAAGCTCATCGGCATCCCGACCATCCTCGTCTCCAGCGTCATCGGCGTCTGCCTGCCGCTCTTCGCCAAGTCGGTGCCGGCGCTCCAGCCCGACCGCAACCTCTTCTACGTCGTCAAGGCCTTCGCGTCCGGGGTCATCCTCTCCACCGGCTACATGCACGTGCTCCCGGACTCGTTTGACAACCTCAACTCGCCATGCCTCCCCGAGAAGCCCTGGAGGCAGTTccccttcaccaccttcgtcgcCATGCTCGCCGCCGTCTTCACGCTCATGGTCGACTCCCTCATGCTCACCTTCTACAACCGCAAGAAGACGGGCCAGGATGCCGGGGCTCCCAGCAGCGCCGCCGTCGCCAACCTCGAGAGCCCGGAGCCGGAAGCACACTGGCACACCCACGGTCACGGCCACGGGACGGCGTTGGCCAAGCCCGACGACGCCGAGGCCGGCCAGATGCAGCTCCGCCGGAACCGCGTCGTCGTTCAG GTTCTGGAGATGGGCATCGTGGTGCACTCGGTGGTGATCGGGCTGGGCATGGGGGCGTCGCAGAGCGTGTGCACCATCCGGCCGCTGGTGGCCGCCATGTGCTTCCACCAGATGTTCGAGGGGATGGGGCTCGGCGGCTGCATCCTCCAGGCGGAATACGGCACCAAGATGAAGGCCGGGCTGGTCTTCTTCTTCTCCACTACCACGCCGTTCGGGATCGCGCTTGGGCTGGCGCTCACCAAAGTGTACCAGGACAACAGCCCCACCGCGCTCATCGTCGTCGGCCTGCTCAACGCCGCCTCCGCGGGCCTCCTGCATTACATGGCGCTTGTCGAGCTTCTCGCCGCCGACTTCATGGGGCCCAAGCTGCAGGGCAGCGTCAAGCTCCAGCTCATCTGCCTCACCGCCGTCCTCCTCGGCGCCGGCGGCATGGCCGTCATGTCCAAATGGGCGTGA